In Struthio camelus isolate bStrCam1 chromosome 3, bStrCam1.hap1, whole genome shotgun sequence, the DNA window AAAGGCAGTCCTAAATACAGGAGTAGCATTTATAGTAACCCCAGATCCACAGTAAAGTCATCATGAGTCCAGAGCAAAGAAGCTCATAGGTATTACCCGCTCCCCAGAATTACCGGTCCTATGAACAAGATCAATTTGGCTTTAGGTGAACTGGCCTCATCACCTGCAATATCCCTTTCTTTCAAGCCATGCCAAGTAAAAAAAGATAGCAGAGCCTCAGTGTGCAGTTTTTGCTCCAAGCAAGTTTGCCTCAGGCTTGGgatcctcttttctcttcctgaaaaGCTTGTTAGGTCTTAGTTTTATGGAAACAAAAGTTTTGGTACTTACTTAGCAGAAACTGGGTCAACTGTTAAGACCCATCCTTCATATTCATGTTTCTCAGCCGCTGCAACTTTCACTTGTTTGTTCACATACGTTTGCCACTCTAGAGGGCTTTTCCTTTGCCAGTCGTTCATATTTGCTACGTTCAGAACCTAGGAAACAGCCAGAGCAATTAGCAGAAGTAACGAATCTCCCTGCTTTGCCCCCTCACGTTAGAACTAAGTTTGTCTCCAGGTAACCATCTCCCATtcacctcattttcttttttcaagcccAAACATTTACTGAAGTATTTTGCATATTGCTGCAATAACGCTGAGTTTCCTCTCAGTTCATGTGGTTTTAGAAGCACACAGGGAGGCCTCAAAAAATCACTGCTCTGCTAACTTAACGTTTCCCTTTGCAGCAAACACTCTAGTTAGTGTCTCTGCCATTGTATTGTGTTAGGAAACCTTCAGGATCACTGCCCCGGAGGGCAGAAAATTGCTGCCCTCGCTCTGTGCGCTGGGAGGTCCCCATCGGGCGCCTCCGAGCCCTTGTGCTGCTCGTGGCGGGCCGCTCTCCGCCCCGACTCGAGCTCTGCCCTCATCCCCTGCAGAGCCGCTCCTGTTTCAGCGCGGGCAtctgccccgcagccccctgcggaaggggctgcgggcagcgacGGGGCCAGCgcccagcgcggcgcggcgcgacaAAGGGCGGGCGGGAGGCAGCTCCTTCCCGCGCCCCCCGCAGGCTGCCctgggcggccggggccgccaccCCGCGATCCCCGCCTGCTCCCAGCCGGAGCGGCCAGCGGGGcacggccggggcagccgcgcccGCCTCCCCGCTCACCCACCGCGGCTcccggctgcctgctcccagcccgccaaggaggagggcggcggcggcggcggcggcggcggcaggacccacgctgccccgcgccgctTCCTGCCGCGGAGAAACACCCGCCCCTCGGCCCTCGCTCTGCGTGCGCCGCGGGATGCCCGGATCTGGGGCGTCCTGTCAGCGTTTCCGTGGGTATAAACAAACGTGTGTACatgttatacatatatatatatgtatatgtttttacACGTAGGCACAGGAGAGAGGTCAAATTGCAGAACGGGGTGTGCGGTGTAGCGCTCGGTGCACCCGCCCCACTGAAAATGCTCCGGCTTCGCTGCTTCTCCTgccagcgcggccgcggggcgagcCCTCCGCCCGCGCGTCccagcgcggggccgcgctccatCTACTGTATGAAATACACCGATACGTTTGCTCTCTGCTTGTGGATGCTCTGTGAATCGTCTTTGCAAGCAACTGAGaggctgagaattttttttttccagaaagcttctTTAAGGCTACTAATGAAAAACTTCCCAGGGCTGAAGCTCACAGGCTTGCATCATTTTCAAGTGAAAACAAGTGATGATTTTTGTGAtcgcagcaggggaaaaaaaaggataaaatgtgAGGTATAAAACCTTATTTTGCAGGTTCAAGGAGGtaaaatccttcttttcttctcgTGAAGATTCAATTCAATTTGGACAGTGCTGTGGGAATTACTCATGGACGGGGTACGCTACAGTATTCACCTACTGCTTTCTTTCAAAGCTTTACTTTATCAGAAACCAGGGATTATTACCAAACCTGACTGCTTTCGCTGTAAGAGCACAGCGAGAAACCCTCGGTTCTGTCTGAAAGAAAAGCCCGGTTCAGGGTCGCTCCCAGGCCTGAACCGCCCCAGCGGAAGCCCTCGGTGACTTACAGGTCGTAAAGAAgcggcccgggcccgccgccccgggacggcccttcccgccgccgccgccgccgccgccgccgccgccccgccagcccgttcctccccctccctcaggcgccaacggccgcccgtcGCCGTGGCAaccggcgccccgccccgccccgccgggcgcgcgCCAAGCCAacgccgccgcctcgcgcgcatgcgcccTGCGGGCGCGCTCCGTAGCTCTGCgccgcgggagggggggggggggcggggaagggaggAGGTGCGAGCGGCGGCGCGTGCGCGCGGGAAGAGGCGGTTGGCGCAGCCGTTAGGATGTCGCGTTACGGCCGATATGGAGGCGGTGAGCGGCGGGGGcttcgcgggcggcggcggcggggagggcgcagGAGAGCTTGCGGAAAGGGCTGTtcgccgcggggagcggagcggccggcgaagcggggagggagggagcgaggcgaggcgaggcggccgTGGCCGCCGTTGTCGCCGCCGCCATTTTGCGTCaggggccgcggggggagggggcgcgcccGCGCGCGGCGCTGCCGGTTCGctaggcgggagcggggcgcgcggcaagatggcggcgcgCGGCGTGGGCTGAGCGGGGGGCCGCTTGCTCGCGCCGAgggaggccggggcggccgcggggcgcgtggcgggggccggggccgctgacACGGGCCTCGCTCCCGGCAGAGACCAAGGTCTACGTGGGGAACCTGGGCACGGGCGCGGGCAAGGGCGAGCTGGAGAGGGCCTTCAGCTACTATGGGCCGCTGCGAACGGTGTGGATCGCGAGGAACCCGCCGGGGTTTGCCTTCGTGGAGTTTGAAGACCCGAGGGATGCGGAGGACGCTGTCCGGGGACTCGATGGCAAGTACGTGCGTATTTCGAAAGACCGTGGAGCTGCCGTTATGTAAaaccagagagagaaagaatcgGGAATTTTTGTCTGGTTCCTTACGTTTGTGTAGTTCTGCCTTAGGCAAGCAGTAAGTTAACTTACAGCCATCGTGGACTTGTTCCAGGGTGATTTGTGGCTCCAGGGTCAGAGTGGAAGTGTCAACAGGGATGCCTCGTCGCTCCCGCTATGACAGGCCTCCGGCGCGGCGCCCCTTTGACCCTAATGACAGATGCTATGAGTGTGGCGAGAAAGGCCACTATGCTTACGATTGTCATCGCTATAGTCGCCGGAGGAGGAGCAGGTACGTATGGGACCAGAGGCGGCTGGGTTGTCTCGCCAGATAACTCTTGTGTAGCTCTTGTTAGCAAAGAAGAGAATGTTACGCcagttttcttttaactttaaaGCTAGAGTAAATGTATAGGCGTATATTACAATTTGTTGCTATTTCTATCGAATGTTAATATCTTAATAATCAACCTGGTCAAAACCTTTCAGGTTTCTTCGTTTGAGTCAGTCGCCTTGATTCAGAATGTCACGAGCCTTAAGATTTCATGCTGAGGCGCCTTGCAAATCCGACACTTAAGATCCTCCTAGACCTTGAGGTGATCAGCATAAGAGGCCAGATCCCCTCGAGCCATCTACACGTAGCTTCACCTTATTCTTTAAGGGCAGAAAATTTGAGACGGTGATCGCCGTAACAGTAAATTTGGCTTTCAATTGGGGCCCCCCCCTCCGGTTTAGAAAGAGGAACACCAGATTGACCACATTCCCACCTAGAAAAATCTTCTTGCGTCAATCAAGCCTCACCCTGGCTCATTGGGCTGTCAGTTTGATCGTCGTTAGATTGAAGAGAACACCTAGATGCAGCGATCGGCTATAGATACTTCTAGACCGTCTAGATCTGCTAGACCTTGGGCCAAAGAGGGTCGACCTGCAAACTTGCAAGGTTTATTTTAAATACGCATTACAGTGTTTTCTATTCTAATGTAATTCTGCAATGTAATTcagcttttaacatttttctaggCAGTAAAAATGCTCAAGACAAGTAGgcccagagatttttttccaactgaCAGATGCTAGTTTTTTAGTTGTCTGAAAGTTTTGACTACTTCAGCAGAGGCTCACGTGTGCTGGTTGCTGTGGCTGTTTCCTGATACCTGTTTTCTCTAACCTAAAACTAGGTCCCGGTCTCGATCCCGTTCGAGGTCCCGAGGAAGGAGGTATTCTCGGTCACGCAGTCGCAGTCGTGGTAGGAGGTACGCTTTAGGCTTGTCTTTTGTCACTATGTCTTTTTCTCAGAGATGAGCTACAGTCTTATggttctttttaaatactttttgcaGGTCCAGGTCAGCTTCTTATCGCAGGTCCCGGTCCGTTTCTCCTCGTAGGTCTAGATCTGTCTCTCCCCGCCGGTCCCGATCGGGTTCTTTGAAGAGATCAAGGTAATTAGTCAGACTGAGAACACTGTGAAGAGTTATTGACAATTCGGAATAAAGGTCGTCTGATTGCTTTTTGAGGCTTTAACAGAGCTGCATGTCTTTGACGAATTTGGTTGTCTAAAACATGTAGTAATCAGGCAGGTTGTACACTCAGATATTAATCTAAGTAGTGCTGTAACAGTGTTCTAGTTGAGTTGCATTCTTTGATCTcgttatgtttttaatttttaattcaggtCTAGATCAAGATCCAGGTCTAGATCCAGATCTGTTACATGGCCACGGAGCAGGTAAGATCTCTGCAGCGATGGAGGATGCTTAGTGTCTTCCTTGCTTAAAGGTCTGTTAAAGTTTTCTGACctcaaaattttcagaaaaagtttgAGTGTTCTCAGCACAAATACGTGGGTTGGAAGCTGTAAAAAGCAGTACAGAAggttgttctttctctttttgtgtttattttacatATCGCTGTCTGAGGCCTGAGAGCAAACAGAAGTACAGTTTTGACTGGTTTGCATTACCACTTAACTGATGTGGCAAACAAATGTAGAATTAAtctgaaaagtgcttttcttttgctttgtttagtgCACCTAAGATTGTGGATACTTTCCATAATTTGTCAGAAATGAGAGTGCCCTTCTGGTAgtgtttttaaagtattaataTATGTAAGCAGGCAAGTCTTGAAGAACTTGCTAGAGTGCCCTGAGCTGAGCGGTGCAGCTGTTTCCAGCTCCCTTAAATACATGACTGCTCATTCACAGTGTGTTGATTTGTGGTAGTTGAATTAAATTTGAGATAGTATAACAACTTGGAGAATTATTTTGTACCATCAAATGTACCGTCAGTACAGCCATCAAATTTTAAAGAAACGCCGCATGTCCTTTGTTCTCTTCAATATTGTGATTTAATCCTCCCACAGTAAACGAATGTAGGCTGTGCTTGCAAACTTGTCAAGAACGGTATGGCTGACATCTGTTGATTGGATGTCTTCTGGGAGCTGTCATAGGAGAATAAGAGTAAATTGAAGTTCTGCTCTGAAGAATAgcgtattgttttttttttttccccagtctatACCTGGGCCTGCTGCTCCACTTGAATAGCTACTTTTTGAAATAATTAACATAGTAGTCaacagtgaataaataaataaaaaaaaaaaaagagggggagggggcgcttTAGCTAAAGGGAAGGGTAAGGGGAAAAGTGTACAATTGAAACCAGGAGTGTTCAGTGATGAAaggtggaaaacaaaaaagggtGGAGCATCAAGCaatgacaggattttttttagcCGATGGAGAGATGAAGACCAGAAGATGGATTAGTTTAGAGTAGAAGCAATGGCACGAACAGCCCAAACACTagcaaaaaaagaagggaaagtccGTGAGCCAGTGAAGCCGTGCCCTTTGATCAGATGCAGTACCTGTTGCTAAACTGTGTTGAATTTTAATACTAGCTGTTCCAACATGACTTATCCATGGTTCATTGCTGATGTACTGACGGTGCTGAGCAGAAAACAGCTAAGGTTAACAGGCtctcaaagagaaaaatctgtctttttttttaatcactattttcttatttttttagggCCAGGATGATTTTCTGAAGCGTACAGCATACTGttagtgtaatttttaaaatgtgaactgTGAAACGTGTTTCTTTTTCAGTGCAGCTTAAGTGATCCTGGCAGAGGAAAGTACAGAACTAGGATTACTGAAAACTGGCAAATTGTTGGTGTTTAGTTTCTAATGAAGTCACTATTACGTTTCCACATCAGACAATCGAAAGACAGAAAAACTCTTTACAGAAGAATCAAAGGAATGCATGGCACTGAACTGTAGATTTTGAAGTATTACATGATGTTTGCTGCATTGACAGCATCAAGGCATAAATCTGGAAGTAGTTGTGGAAAGCCTTGGATGTGAAAAGCAGAACACTTCCTTTGAGGACTCTTAaaaatttcagttgtttttgtAGGCAATATTAGTAGTGTTCTGGTGCAGCAATCTTGTCGCAAAAAGACTGCTATTTCTGACAGTCTTTTCAAAATGGTTAAGatttaaaagaaacctttttAGCAAGTTTATGTGAAAGATTAAATGCATTGAGTTGAAGGCATTTGTAGGAGCATGCTGCCTGCAGCCATGTTAAACTACAGCGGAAGACGTAACTCAAGCCTAAGAAAAATGGCAAGTTCAGAGCACGGCTCTTTATGAGTTTTGTGAACATACTGGTCAGAACTTGGGTACTTTATGCGTTCCTGCCACCAGCATCAGCAAACATCAGGCATCAGCCTTGTGCCACAGTACTGAGCAACATGTGCAGCGTCAGTTTAGAAAGCTTCCTTCTAAAGCAGGATAAGCCTTGCAAGCTTGCAGGATTCTGTCGGTGTTCAGCGTTACAGTTCTTACACGTTTAGCATGAATTTCGCTCTCTCAAACACAGGCACGTGCATGCTCCTGGCTTCCTTACTGAGCTGTGTTTTCTCCTCTTGTTGTAGGTCTAGGTCTCATGGCAGATCTAAATCTGGCTCCCCGGCTAAGAGGTGAGCATACAAAGAAAAAACCTGCAGTGGTATCCAGAACTCAGTATTGTTTTTTCATGATTAGCGAAGCTTGGTCCTTCGATCAGTATTTCAGTTACGTTTTAGAAGTTTGTTAATTCTCTGACTTGCATCTGGGaggcttttagaaaaaaataacccAAAGCATGGGTGCCCAGCTGATCTGTTTCAGATACAACTGTGATTATGTAATTTCCCTTGCTGGTATTAGGAATGTGTTCCTTACCCACCTCTTTGTTTTCATTAGCTCTTTGTGGTTTCCATCACAGTACTGATTTTGTTGTGCTGAATTCCATTGAATTCCACTGTCCATCAGATGAAGGGCGTTAGCTTTGTTACTGTTGCTGGTAAAATACTTGAAAGGATCTATGACGATGCTTCTTGTCTCAAAGCCTCACCTCAGTTCTTCCCcttgttttccagtgttttctctgCTGAAGATGGTTCCTTAAAATTACTCTAAATCAATTGAGAATCCCCACTATTGTAAAAGCTGATTTGATGACTTTGCTACTTTAAAGAACTTCAGGCTCGATTGCTCATAATTACATTGCTATCTAAGATGTTTACTTTCTTGAATATATAAGTTCCATTTTTTAATTATAAGCTGCATTGATTATATTCTGTTTTGACAGTCGATCAAAGTCCCGATCACCCTCTCCAAAGAGAAGGTACGTTGATCTCGCTACCGATAGCCTAGAGTATGTCGAGTTGGCACTGTAGTATCTGCAGTGATCTGTGCTGAGGAGTCTTACTGCTGCTCACAGTAAAATGCTGGAAAGGTATTTTACTGAAAAGATCCCTCTGGTAAAAATAGCGTGATTGCGGTTACTGCTCCCATTATTGTAAA includes these proteins:
- the SRSF7 gene encoding serine/arginine-rich splicing factor 7, translating into MSRYGRYGGETKVYVGNLGTGAGKGELERAFSYYGPLRTVWIARNPPGFAFVEFEDPRDAEDAVRGLDGKVICGSRVRVEVSTGMPRRSRYDRPPARRPFDPNDRCYECGEKGHYAYDCHRYSRRRRSRSRSRSRSRSRGRRYSRSRSRSRGRRSRSASYRRSRSVSPRRSRSVSPRRSRSGSLKRSRSRSRSRSRSRSVTWPRSRSRSHGRSKSGSPAKSRSKSRSPSPKRSRSPSGSPQRSASPERMD